The Phoenix dactylifera cultivar Barhee BC4 chromosome 15, palm_55x_up_171113_PBpolish2nd_filt_p, whole genome shotgun sequence genome contains a region encoding:
- the LOC120103828 gene encoding 40S ribosomal protein S29 — MGHSNVWNSHPKNYGPGSRACRVCGNPHGLIRKYGLMCCRQCFRSNAKDIGFIKYR, encoded by the exons ATGGGCCATTCTAATGTCTGGAATTCCCATCCCAAGAACTATGGTCCTGGATCTCGGGCTTG CCGAGTTTGTGGGAACCCTCATGGACTGATCCGAAAATATGGATTGATGTGCTGCAGGCAGTGCTTCCGCAGCAATGCCAAAGATATTGGCTTTATCAAG TATCGCTAA